The Claveliimonas bilis genome window below encodes:
- a CDS encoding NAD/NADP-dependent octopine/nopaline dehydrogenase family protein: MRVAVIGAGNSGCAQSIKLIQNGHQVNLIKTSHSLHDDNFEYLLKTGEISCLDTTDGNREFTLKPSMITRDLEEGLEDAEVVMVLTQSLQHRDLAKKIGPLLKEGQIVFIIPGNMGSTQFAKHSVGKHVVYVEGESTPYDARIIAPGKVEILFKNVRNAVSFLNKKDEQYLPVVTSLFGTHKYLRTNIIETTMHNPNMIVHTVGSIMSASRIEYAKGQFWMYREAFSPSVWGLIEKLDEEKKQVIKAYGGEHVISYLDACKWRNEENLYVDSLEVFRNYAATGGPKGPEDLNTRYIYEDVPMELCMLERLSEYKGLHTPIASALITIASALKNTDYRAQGYSIEEVKDYI, from the coding sequence ATGAGAGTAGCGGTTATTGGAGCAGGGAACTCCGGGTGTGCTCAATCAATCAAATTGATACAAAATGGTCATCAGGTCAATTTGATTAAAACTTCCCATAGTTTGCATGATGACAATTTCGAATATCTGTTAAAAACAGGAGAAATTAGTTGTCTCGATACAACAGATGGAAATCGTGAGTTCACACTTAAGCCTTCGATGATTACGAGAGATTTAGAAGAAGGCCTTGAAGATGCTGAGGTTGTTATGGTTTTAACGCAAAGTCTACAGCATCGAGACTTAGCTAAAAAAATTGGTCCCTTACTTAAGGAAGGACAAATTGTATTCATTATTCCAGGTAATATGGGTTCTACGCAGTTTGCAAAGCACTCTGTTGGGAAACACGTAGTTTATGTAGAGGGGGAATCAACCCCCTATGATGCACGTATTATTGCTCCAGGGAAGGTTGAAATCTTATTCAAAAACGTGAGAAATGCTGTCTCTTTTTTGAATAAGAAGGATGAACAATATCTGCCTGTTGTAACATCATTGTTCGGTACTCATAAATATTTGAGGACAAATATAATAGAGACAACGATGCATAATCCCAATATGATTGTACATACAGTTGGATCAATTATGTCAGCGAGTCGTATAGAATATGCAAAAGGTCAGTTTTGGATGTATAGGGAAGCCTTCTCACCTTCCGTTTGGGGGCTTATTGAGAAGTTGGATGAAGAAAAAAAACAAGTCATCAAAGCATATGGTGGTGAACATGTTATTAGCTATCTTGATGCATGTAAGTGGAGAAATGAAGAGAATCTCTATGTTGATAGTTTAGAAGTTTTTAGGAACTATGCTGCAACAGGAGGTCCCAAAGGGCCAGAAGATCTGAATACTCGATATATATATGAGGATGTACCCATGGAATTGTGTATGCTTGAAAGGCTTTCAGAATATAAGGGGCTTCATACACCTATTGCTTCTGCATTAATTACTATCGCATCTGCTCTGAAGAATACGGATTATCGAGCACAGGGGTACTCGATTGAAGAAGTAAAGGATTACATTTAA
- a CDS encoding ATP-grasp domain-containing protein yields MNKEFEGRKLLIIGGTKTECDIVHYAKAKGAYTIVADYDSEAPGMKIADKAALISGKDVDALVDYCKQEKVDGVITGFVDILLSPYMEVCKRLNLPCYITDKMLSMSTNKVVFKETCDKYGVPVPHTYFMGKSIDEDTFKRINYPVFVKPLDGSGSRGAGVCNNEEELCAKFQEAVDYSTRGEAIIEDYITGREFLLDYIAVNGEFRLLSIFDRFMASDRGSAINYSTISMSPSKMVDYYLDNVNDRVVSMFKREGFTDGVLFMQGYYDGKRVTFYEMGCRLGGSYFNHEQACLGYNAMDMIIRFALTGQMVDDINTISEEAAKYKKYALDCNYLLKGTDETVALIVGMEEVEAMPECIEIQKYRDVGYHYGKDRTVDRPIMVAEVVADNKEEVKRIVNYINREFDVFNEYGESLLMEKLDPEILFQ; encoded by the coding sequence ATGAATAAAGAATTTGAGGGAAGGAAATTACTGATAATAGGAGGAACAAAAACAGAATGTGATATTGTACATTATGCAAAGGCTAAAGGAGCATATACGATAGTAGCCGATTATGATTCTGAAGCCCCTGGTATGAAAATTGCAGATAAGGCTGCCTTGATCAGTGGAAAAGACGTTGATGCATTGGTGGATTATTGTAAGCAGGAAAAAGTTGATGGCGTTATTACTGGATTTGTGGATATCCTTTTAAGTCCTTATATGGAGGTTTGCAAGAGACTTAATCTTCCGTGCTATATTACAGACAAAATGCTGAGTATGTCTACTAACAAAGTGGTTTTTAAGGAAACGTGTGACAAATACGGAGTGCCGGTTCCACATACATATTTTATGGGTAAAAGTATAGATGAAGATACTTTTAAGAGGATTAATTACCCAGTGTTTGTAAAGCCCTTAGATGGCAGCGGATCGAGAGGGGCTGGAGTATGCAATAATGAAGAGGAACTCTGTGCAAAATTCCAGGAAGCAGTAGATTATTCCACTAGAGGTGAGGCAATAATCGAAGACTATATTACCGGAAGAGAGTTTTTACTCGATTACATTGCTGTTAATGGAGAGTTTAGACTTTTGTCTATTTTTGATCGATTTATGGCGTCAGATCGAGGAAGCGCCATCAATTACTCGACAATTAGTATGTCGCCTTCTAAGATGGTTGATTATTATTTGGATAATGTTAATGATCGAGTTGTCAGTATGTTCAAAAGAGAAGGTTTTACAGACGGTGTCTTATTTATGCAAGGTTACTATGATGGAAAGAGAGTAACATTTTATGAGATGGGATGCAGACTTGGTGGCTCTTACTTTAATCATGAGCAGGCATGTTTGGGATATAATGCAATGGATATGATAATCCGCTTTGCTTTGACAGGACAGATGGTTGATGATATCAATACGATTAGCGAAGAAGCTGCTAAATATAAAAAATATGCTCTTGATTGTAACTATCTGTTAAAGGGAACAGATGAAACGGTAGCATTGATTGTTGGCATGGAAGAAGTTGAAGCAATGCCAGAATGTATTGAGATACAAAAATACCGGGATGTCGGGTATCACTATGGCAAAGATAGAACAGTGGACAGACCCATTATGGTTGCCGAAGTGGTAGCTGATAACAAAGAAGAGGTTAAGAGAATTGTCAATTATATCAATAGAGAATTTGATGTATTTAACGAATATGGTGAATCTTTATTAATGGAGAAGTTGGATCCTGAGATTTTGTTTCAATGA
- a CDS encoding sugar transferase — MKGINGIYNRFVKRILDIICSLLAMMFFCWLYAIIAFLVYIKLGSPVIFRQDRPGRIDKKTGKEKIFSLYKFRSMSNVKDENGELLPDAQRLTKFGRILRATSLDELPEVWNILKGDMSIIGPRPLAVQYLPYYTDEERKRHAVRPGLSGWAQVNGRTAANWEKRFKYDIEYVERVSFLFDVKIIIETVKKVIKRSNIVEAGSQGDFDKYRIKQREEHREKC; from the coding sequence GTGAAAGGCATTAATGGGATTTATAACCGCTTTGTTAAACGGATTTTAGATATCATTTGTTCGTTGTTGGCTATGATGTTTTTTTGCTGGCTATATGCTATTATTGCGTTTTTGGTCTATATAAAACTTGGAAGTCCAGTGATATTTAGGCAAGATCGCCCTGGTAGAATTGATAAGAAGACTGGGAAAGAAAAAATATTTAGTCTGTATAAATTTCGCTCTATGAGCAATGTGAAGGATGAAAATGGAGAATTACTTCCAGATGCTCAGAGATTGACGAAATTCGGTCGTATTCTTAGGGCGACTAGCCTAGATGAGTTACCGGAGGTATGGAATATCTTGAAGGGGGATATGAGTATTATAGGGCCGCGTCCTTTGGCAGTACAGTATCTTCCGTATTACACAGATGAAGAACGTAAACGGCATGCAGTTCGACCTGGATTGAGTGGCTGGGCACAAGTGAATGGAAGAACAGCAGCAAATTGGGAGAAACGCTTTAAATATGACATAGAGTATGTGGAAAGGGTTTCTTTTCTGTTTGATGTCAAAATAATAATTGAGACTGTGAAAAAGGTCATAAAGCGGTCAAATATTGTTGAAGCGGGCAGTCAAGGAGACTTTGATAAGTATCGCATTAAGCAGAGAGAAGAACATAGAGAAAAGTGTTGA
- a CDS encoding DegT/DnrJ/EryC1/StrS family aminotransferase — translation MFKQGKEFKAFESKVWLSSPTMHGPEIEYVKEAYETNWMSTVGQNINEVERIACEKTGCHYAVALSAGTAALHMAVKLAGVQPGEKVFCSDMTFDATVNPVVYEGGIPVFIDTEYATWNMDPVALEQAFRLYPEVKTVVVAHLYGTPGKVDEIKEVCDRHGATIIEDAAESFGATYKGIQTGTFGTYNCISFNGNKIITGSSGGMLLTDDKEAAEKVRKWSTQARENAPWYQHEELGYNYRMSNVIAGVVRGQLPYLEEHIAQKKAIYMRYKEAFKRAGLPVEMNPYDEKNSEPNFWLSCLLIKPEGMCRQMRGEQEALYLPEHGKSCPTEILETLASYNAEGRPIWKPMHMQPIYRMNSFVTREGNGRAKTNAYLAVGAVGKDGRALDVGMDLFQRGLCLPSDNKMTAGEQDRVIEIVKGCFE, via the coding sequence ATGTTTAAGCAAGGAAAAGAGTTTAAGGCTTTTGAATCAAAAGTCTGGCTGAGCAGTCCAACCATGCACGGCCCGGAAATTGAATATGTGAAAGAAGCCTATGAGACAAACTGGATGTCTACAGTGGGACAAAATATCAATGAGGTGGAACGTATTGCCTGTGAAAAGACAGGGTGTCATTATGCAGTGGCACTTTCAGCAGGAACGGCGGCGCTGCATATGGCAGTCAAGCTGGCAGGAGTTCAGCCTGGAGAAAAGGTATTCTGTTCGGATATGACTTTTGATGCAACGGTAAACCCTGTTGTCTATGAGGGAGGCATACCTGTATTTATTGATACCGAATATGCTACCTGGAACATGGATCCCGTTGCTTTGGAGCAGGCCTTTCGTCTGTATCCCGAAGTGAAAACAGTCGTTGTGGCTCATCTGTATGGAACGCCGGGAAAAGTCGATGAGATCAAAGAAGTGTGCGACCGACACGGGGCAACCATCATCGAAGATGCCGCAGAATCTTTCGGCGCAACTTATAAGGGCATACAGACAGGAACCTTTGGTACATATAACTGTATTTCTTTTAATGGGAACAAGATCATTACAGGATCTTCCGGAGGGATGCTCCTGACCGATGACAAAGAAGCAGCGGAAAAGGTGCGGAAATGGTCTACTCAGGCCAGAGAAAATGCTCCCTGGTATCAGCATGAAGAGCTGGGATACAACTACCGCATGAGTAATGTGATCGCTGGAGTGGTACGGGGACAACTTCCTTATTTGGAAGAGCATATCGCACAGAAGAAAGCAATCTACATGCGTTATAAGGAAGCTTTTAAACGAGCAGGTCTTCCGGTAGAAATGAATCCTTATGACGAAAAAAACAGCGAGCCGAACTTCTGGCTAAGCTGTCTTCTGATCAAGCCGGAAGGAATGTGCAGGCAGATGCGGGGAGAACAGGAGGCATTGTATCTTCCAGAACATGGGAAGAGCTGCCCCACAGAAATCCTGGAAACACTGGCGAGCTATAATGCGGAAGGAAGGCCCATATGGAAACCCATGCATATGCAGCCTATCTACCGGATGAATTCATTTGTGACGCGGGAAGGTAACGGAAGGGCAAAGACCAATGCTTATCTTGCGGTCGGAGCAGTTGGAAAAGATGGAAGAGCGCTGGATGTAGGAATGGATCTGTTCCAGAGAGGACTGTGTCTGCCGAGTGATAATAAGATGACGGCTGGGGAGCAGGATAGAGTGATTGAGATTGTGAAGGGATGTTTTGAGTAA
- a CDS encoding transcription termination/antitermination NusG family protein, translated as MWYVIQTTTGQEEILVEMMRKILTKELYRDCFYIKRECAIKQKSSWEICQKALFPGYVFIDTEFPKELYYELKNVPKLTKLLKNEEEVFLKVEEEEERFLENIQSEGHLVRRSLVKLDEEKQIVAAEGAVGKYFEYIIKQRIRKRYVLIRQQFLGKDREIILGIRLEDDPEGKR; from the coding sequence ATGTGGTATGTGATTCAGACAACAACAGGACAGGAAGAAATCCTGGTAGAGATGATGAGGAAAATCCTCACAAAAGAACTTTACAGGGACTGCTTCTATATAAAAAGGGAATGTGCCATAAAACAAAAAAGTAGCTGGGAGATCTGCCAAAAGGCATTGTTTCCCGGCTATGTCTTTATAGACACAGAATTCCCCAAAGAATTATATTATGAATTAAAGAATGTACCGAAGCTTACAAAGCTTTTGAAAAATGAAGAGGAAGTTTTTCTTAAGGTAGAAGAAGAGGAAGAGAGATTTCTGGAAAACATCCAGAGCGAAGGACATCTTGTCCGGCGCTCACTGGTAAAGCTGGATGAAGAAAAGCAGATCGTGGCAGCAGAGGGAGCAGTAGGAAAATATTTTGAGTATATCATCAAACAACGGATCCGGAAGCGCTACGTGCTGATCAGACAGCAGTTTCTGGGAAAAGATCGGGAGATTATCCTTGGCATCCGGCTTGAGGATGATCCGGAAGGAAAAAGGTAG
- a CDS encoding sirohydrochlorin cobaltochelatase has translation MTNKALLVVSFGTSYKETREKNIEHIEKILARKFPDRKFFHAYTSGMILKKLRERDHIIIPNVKEAMEDIVKEGFTDLLVQPTHIMNGVENDLMKADVLSFREHFSSLSFGSPLLTDTSDLFYVIDALTKELPALSEQEALVFMGHGSAHYANMLYGALDYAFKQTGHPHVYVGTVEAYPDLDAVLSLMEGKGYRHIYLTPLMLVAGDHASNDLAGEEPDSWKSIFQSRGYETTCILKGLGEYESICELYVRHALQAQPV, from the coding sequence ATGACAAACAAAGCTCTGCTGGTGGTAAGCTTTGGCACCAGCTATAAAGAAACAAGAGAAAAAAACATTGAACATATTGAGAAAATTCTTGCCCGGAAGTTTCCGGACAGAAAGTTTTTCCATGCCTATACAAGCGGCATGATCTTGAAAAAATTAAGAGAGCGGGACCACATTATCATCCCCAACGTAAAGGAAGCTATGGAGGATATTGTAAAGGAAGGTTTTACGGATCTTCTTGTGCAGCCCACCCACATTATGAATGGTGTAGAAAATGATCTCATGAAGGCGGACGTACTCTCCTTCCGGGAGCATTTTTCCAGTCTTTCTTTCGGCTCCCCTCTCCTTACGGATACTTCGGATCTTTTTTATGTGATCGACGCTTTAACAAAAGAGCTCCCTGCCTTGTCGGAGCAGGAAGCTCTTGTATTCATGGGCCACGGAAGCGCCCACTATGCCAATATGCTCTACGGGGCGCTGGATTATGCCTTTAAACAGACGGGCCATCCCCATGTCTATGTAGGCACAGTGGAGGCTTATCCGGATCTTGATGCTGTTCTTAGCCTGATGGAAGGCAAAGGTTACCGCCATATCTACCTTACGCCGCTTATGCTGGTGGCGGGAGATCACGCCTCCAACGACCTTGCCGGTGAGGAGCCTGATTCCTGGAAATCCATCTTCCAGTCCCGCGGCTATGAGACTACCTGCATTTTAAAAGGTCTTGGCGAATATGAGTCCATCTGTGAACTCTATGTGCGCCACGCCCTCCAGGCACAGCCTGTTTAA
- a CDS encoding 2-hydroxyacid dehydrogenase, which yields MKIVLLESLGVSDSVMEGYAAKLEEMGHSFVAYPKDTDPKVQVERSKDADVLMLANMPLDASVIEKASSLKFIDVAFTGVDHIPVKEAKAKSIAISNASGYATQAVAELCISFMIQLLRNVGKTEERCREGGTKDGLIGNLLCGKTVGIVGAGAIGKKTAALCKAFGCRVIGFNRSKITDPVIDEQVSLEELLKQSDIVSLHCPLTEDTKGMIGEEQLKMMKKTALLINTARGAVVDSKALAKALEEGQIAGAASDVFEMEPPLPADHPLLHCPNIIVTPHIAFASKESMEQRAQIVFDNLYSWLAGEQKNAI from the coding sequence ATGAAAATCGTATTGTTGGAGAGTCTGGGCGTGTCAGATTCTGTTATGGAAGGTTATGCAGCGAAGCTGGAAGAAATGGGACACAGTTTTGTGGCGTATCCAAAGGACACAGATCCCAAAGTCCAGGTGGAAAGAAGCAAAGATGCAGATGTTCTGATGCTGGCAAATATGCCCCTTGATGCATCTGTTATTGAGAAGGCTTCTTCCCTGAAATTTATTGACGTAGCGTTTACCGGAGTGGATCACATTCCGGTGAAAGAGGCAAAGGCGAAAAGTATTGCCATCAGCAACGCTTCCGGCTATGCGACACAGGCAGTGGCAGAACTGTGCATCAGTTTCATGATCCAGCTGCTCCGCAACGTAGGAAAAACAGAAGAGCGGTGCCGGGAAGGCGGGACGAAGGATGGTCTCATCGGCAATCTTCTGTGTGGAAAGACAGTAGGAATCGTAGGCGCAGGAGCCATTGGAAAGAAAACAGCAGCCCTCTGCAAAGCATTTGGCTGCCGTGTCATTGGATTTAACAGAAGTAAAATTACAGATCCGGTTATCGATGAACAGGTGAGTCTGGAAGAACTGTTAAAACAGTCGGATATCGTTTCCCTTCACTGCCCGCTGACCGAGGACACAAAAGGAATGATCGGCGAAGAGCAGCTGAAAATGATGAAGAAAACCGCTCTCCTTATTAACACTGCAAGAGGAGCCGTAGTAGATTCCAAAGCACTGGCAAAGGCTCTGGAAGAAGGGCAGATTGCAGGAGCGGCAAGCGATGTCTTTGAGATGGAGCCGCCCCTTCCGGCTGACCATCCGCTGCTTCATTGCCCCAACATCATTGTGACCCCTCACATTGCTTTTGCGTCGAAAGAGTCTATGGAACAAAGGGCCCAGATCGTATTTGACAATCTTTATTCCTGGCTTGCAGGAGAGCAGAAAAACGCGATTTAA
- a CDS encoding Fic family protein, protein MRKFDYSFLNNGLLPANLVNLTSNISALKTMAGIRKEEYAQVFTELEAVAKVQSIKSSNAIEGIVTSDERIAAIVNQNSAPLNHNEAEIAGYRDALNEIHLGFEHIDFRENDILRLHEMMMSLTGYEYGGQYKTEDNVILEVDAEGNRRVRFRPIPAEETPKAMEQLELAYMEARSDANINQLLLIPCVILDFLCIHPFRDGNGRMSRLLSLLLLYKNGFDAGKYVSFEEQINHYKAYYYEALRQSSEGWETNENSYFPFVENFLSTLYMCYKELDKRFAVVHGKKITKKARVEATVLNSLTPISKAEICKILPDVSPTTVEAVLGAMVKSGAVKRIGSSRATRYIKANEYGC, encoded by the coding sequence ATGAGGAAATTTGATTATTCATTTTTGAACAATGGTCTTTTGCCTGCAAATCTGGTAAACCTTACTTCTAACATTTCCGCCTTGAAAACTATGGCGGGAATCCGCAAAGAGGAATATGCACAAGTCTTTACCGAATTGGAGGCGGTTGCAAAAGTACAATCTATCAAAAGTTCAAATGCGATTGAGGGTATTGTTACAAGCGATGAGCGTATCGCAGCTATTGTTAATCAAAACAGCGCCCCTCTGAACCATAATGAGGCAGAGATTGCCGGTTACAGAGATGCATTAAACGAAATCCACTTAGGTTTTGAACACATAGATTTCAGAGAGAATGATATTTTGCGCTTACACGAAATGATGATGTCCCTGACCGGTTATGAGTATGGCGGTCAATACAAAACTGAAGATAATGTGATTTTAGAGGTGGATGCGGAGGGCAACAGACGGGTTCGTTTCCGCCCTATACCGGCAGAAGAAACCCCAAAGGCAATGGAACAATTAGAGCTTGCTTATATGGAGGCACGCAGTGACGCTAATATCAATCAACTATTGTTAATCCCTTGCGTGATTTTGGATTTTCTCTGCATACACCCTTTCCGTGACGGTAACGGCAGAATGTCAAGATTGCTTTCCCTACTGCTTTTGTACAAAAATGGCTTTGATGCAGGAAAGTATGTGTCTTTTGAGGAACAGATCAATCATTACAAAGCCTACTATTATGAAGCCCTCCGGCAATCTTCGGAAGGCTGGGAAACAAACGAAAACAGTTATTTCCCATTTGTCGAAAACTTTCTGTCCACCCTTTATATGTGCTATAAAGAACTTGATAAGCGTTTTGCTGTTGTTCATGGAAAAAAGATCACAAAGAAAGCCCGTGTAGAGGCCACGGTATTAAATAGTCTTACACCGATTTCCAAAGCAGAAATATGTAAAATTCTTCCCGATGTGAGCCCCACTACTGTTGAAGCTGTTCTCGGCGCTATGGTAAAAAGCGGTGCGGTGAAGCGAATCGGCTCATCAAGGGCAACAAGATATATTAAAGCGAATGAATACGGTTGTTGA
- a CDS encoding precorrin-8X methylmutase, translating into MLEELEQVLPGDIEKRSFEIITEELGERTFDPLEEPIIKRCIHTSADFDYADQLYFSPGAVKIGIEAIKKGARIVTDTNMGKAGVNKTALGKFGGEVLCFMADEDVAEAAKREGTTRAVASVKKAAALKAAETAEATGKPKEELGKRRQADDRPLILAVGNAPTALIEAYELIQKGRFAPDLVIGVPVGFVNVIPAKERIMQAGVPCIVARGRKGGSNIAAAICNALIYMSFNKTKV; encoded by the coding sequence ATGCTGGAAGAATTAGAACAGGTACTGCCTGGCGACATAGAAAAGAGAAGTTTTGAGATCATTACAGAGGAATTGGGGGAAAGAACTTTTGATCCTCTGGAAGAACCCATTATCAAGCGGTGCATTCATACCAGTGCGGATTTCGACTATGCGGATCAGCTTTACTTCTCACCCGGCGCGGTAAAGATTGGAATAGAAGCTATAAAAAAAGGAGCCCGGATCGTGACGGATACCAATATGGGAAAAGCTGGAGTCAACAAGACAGCCCTTGGCAAATTTGGCGGGGAAGTGCTGTGCTTTATGGCAGATGAAGATGTGGCAGAGGCGGCAAAAAGAGAGGGAACCACCCGGGCAGTAGCCAGTGTAAAAAAGGCCGCTGCTCTGAAAGCTGCAGAGACTGCAGAGGCTACAGGAAAGCCCAAGGAGGAGCTGGGAAAAAGGAGGCAGGCAGATGACCGCCCTCTTATCCTGGCAGTGGGAAATGCGCCAACGGCTCTGATCGAAGCCTATGAGCTCATTCAAAAAGGCAGGTTTGCACCGGATCTTGTGATCGGCGTGCCGGTTGGATTTGTCAATGTGATCCCCGCAAAAGAACGGATCATGCAGGCGGGAGTTCCCTGTATTGTGGCGAGGGGACGAAAGGGCGGAAGCAATATTGCGGCAGCCATCTGTAATGCATTGATCTATATGTCTTTCAATAAGACAAAAGTGTAG
- a CDS encoding cobyric acid synthase has protein sequence MAKAIMIQGTMSGAGKSLLAAGLCRIFTEDGFRTAPFKSQNMALNSYITEDGLEMGRAQVVQAEAAMTEPSVYMNPILLKPTTDTGSQVIVNGEVIGNMSAREYFACKKKFVPDILNACRHLAEEYDILVIEGAGSPAEINLKENDIVNMGLAEMLDVPVLLAGDIDRGGVFAQLYGTVALLEKKERERIKGLIINKFRGDKSILDPGIVMLEERTKIPVVGTVPMLSVDIEEEDSISERLEREGNKAGQKGAQKAAIEIAVIRFPKISNYTDLAPLESVEGVAVRYVSAPQDLGHPDLILLPGSKNTMGDLKWMRTSGMEASIFKCLKKGTMIFGICGGYQMMGESLADPEGTEGGGTMRGMGLLPVETIFHKQKTRTRIQGKLEALSGMYEKLSGAAYEGYEIHMGRTMLTGEAQVLAKKEEILGVCRGQAAGTYIHGIFDSSGTADGLLQMLAEKKGLDGAALKGTDFREYKEKQYQALAKGLRESLDMEAIYRMLREVKC, from the coding sequence ATGGCAAAAGCGATCATGATACAGGGAACCATGTCCGGAGCAGGAAAGAGCCTTTTGGCAGCCGGACTTTGTCGGATTTTTACGGAGGACGGCTTTCGGACCGCTCCCTTTAAATCCCAGAATATGGCTTTAAATTCCTATATTACAGAGGATGGACTGGAAATGGGACGCGCCCAGGTGGTGCAGGCAGAGGCGGCTATGACAGAGCCCTCTGTCTATATGAATCCTATTTTGCTCAAACCTACTACGGACACCGGATCTCAGGTCATAGTAAATGGGGAAGTCATAGGAAATATGAGCGCCCGTGAATATTTTGCCTGCAAAAAAAAGTTTGTCCCGGATATCTTAAACGCCTGCCGCCATCTGGCAGAAGAGTATGATATTCTTGTCATAGAAGGGGCGGGGAGTCCGGCAGAGATCAATCTGAAAGAAAATGATATTGTCAACATGGGTCTTGCCGAAATGCTGGATGTTCCAGTACTTCTTGCCGGAGACATTGACCGGGGCGGCGTATTTGCACAGCTTTACGGGACAGTGGCCCTTCTTGAAAAGAAGGAGAGGGAGCGGATCAAGGGGCTCATTATCAATAAGTTCCGTGGAGATAAATCCATCCTTGATCCGGGAATTGTCATGCTGGAGGAGCGGACAAAGATTCCTGTGGTGGGAACTGTTCCTATGCTTTCCGTAGATATTGAGGAGGAAGACAGCATATCGGAACGTCTGGAAAGGGAAGGAAACAAGGCGGGCCAAAAAGGCGCACAGAAGGCAGCCATTGAAATTGCAGTGATCCGATTTCCAAAGATTTCCAATTATACGGATCTTGCGCCTCTGGAATCTGTGGAGGGGGTTGCGGTTCGTTATGTTTCCGCACCACAGGATCTGGGACATCCCGATCTCATTTTGCTTCCCGGAAGTAAAAATACAATGGGAGATCTGAAATGGATGCGGACCTCCGGCATGGAAGCTTCTATTTTTAAATGTTTGAAAAAAGGCACCATGATCTTCGGCATATGCGGCGGCTACCAGATGATGGGGGAAAGCCTTGCGGATCCGGAAGGAACAGAAGGGGGAGGAACCATGAGAGGAATGGGACTCCTCCCGGTGGAGACCATTTTTCATAAGCAGAAAACAAGAACACGCATACAGGGGAAACTGGAAGCTTTAAGCGGGATGTATGAAAAACTGTCAGGCGCTGCATATGAGGGATATGAGATCCATATGGGCAGGACAATGCTTACAGGAGAAGCGCAGGTTCTGGCAAAAAAAGAAGAAATCTTAGGTGTGTGCCGGGGGCAGGCAGCAGGAACTTATATTCATGGGATTTTTGACAGCAGCGGGACAGCCGACGGTCTTCTTCAAATGCTGGCAGAGAAAAAAGGCCTGGATGGCGCCGCCCTGAAGGGGACAGATTTTCGGGAATACAAGGAAAAGCAATACCAGGCTTTGGCGAAAGGGCTTCGTGAGTCTCTGGATATGGAGGCGATTTACCGGATGCTAAGGGAAGTAAAATGTTAG